A window of Glycine soja cultivar W05 chromosome 2, ASM419377v2, whole genome shotgun sequence genomic DNA:
gtctttcAAATATGGTTATTTTACACTTTCCATGAAGATTTTCAACCATCTTTCAATCCGTCATCACAAAAAGTCAACACTTTTCAAAAAAAGTCTTTCAAATATGGTTATTTCTCACTttctatatcaataaatttagaaactggtgtaaaatgtgttatttttgtttaaaaaatattaaaaaaggtacattctaagacgattttatgaaaattgtcttagaaaatCTACATTCTAAGATGGATTTCAAAAAAACAATCTTAGAATGTAcactttctaagatgattttcagAAAGTAtacattttgataattattacacTATTTAATAACTTgatataaaatgtgtttttttattaatctaatTGTTGAATTATATCTACATATTAACAAGATCATTTGggtcaaattttatcaaaattgaacaacaacaataaattaatcaaatgatccatattttaatatattttgaaatgtttgtATTATGTTGATTTTAGTCTATATGAATGAAGTAGCAAATAATTTtggattaatatgaaatttgacATACGTGATCTATGTCAAAGGAACTTCCAATCCAACGGTAAGTGTTAAGAAAACATTATCCAATTGAAAGTTATAGAATAATGTAATAGTTATCAAAATTACATCGGTGCAATTTGATCTCTCATctttgtgtgtatatatatatatacacacacactacaacaaaaaaagtcttttaaagatgattattttacacttttcatGATAGTTTTCAACCATCTTTGAATTCGCTGTCATGAAAAGTTAACACTTTTCACAATGGTTTTTAAATCGTCTTATAATCTTGATTTCTACATCGTTGTTTTAGAAAACTGATGTATAATGTGTTATTTTtcaaaccgatgttgtttaatttttttaatgtttatggaGAGAGAGCTCACAATAGCAAGGAGGGAAGTAAAGCGCAATTAAGCCTTTTGAGTTTTGAGTGGAAGGAAGTAATACGACTTTCGACAAAAATCATTTGCTGAATACTAATATAAAGATGTCACACGAATGATCACTTTTGTACCATAAAGAACCAACAATTGCAGTAATGAGAAAATAATCTTTTCCCTACAAAAATTCAACCATACATTAAAGCATACGTGATAcactattaatataaaaagacaacaaaaaagcaaagttttacaatttgagactaAGCAAATATTCTTCTGCCATGAGAAACtgcaaaatatttaatgttaaatacTAGATAGGTAAATGATGAGACATAGGATCATCCAATACATAAGATCTCAAAGTGGGGATCAACAAAACCAAGCTCCTTTTCATCAGCACAATTGTATTCCAGTGAATAAACTCATGTTGTTAAAATGGAAAAGATGAGTTAGAAAAATGAGATGCATGCGCAAGCTGATCCCCCCAAAAGAAAAGGAACAAAAGTCAAAGAGATAAGATTACCAAAATGGCTAGATCCTATAAATGGCTCTGCCTCATCAATGACACCACCTTGTTGTTGCTCCAGAAATTTCAAGAGAATTAGAAATCATTAGGAAGATAGGTTATATAGAAGGAACCATTaacttaattttgataaataagttTAACTTTAAGATTCtaaatctatttataatatataaaagctgAACTCCttactaaatttaatttttatattaagttttaaatatatatatatatatatatatatataatttttaaataatatttaaataaaaattgatccataatttcttatctttttatttttatattagcatgtttatttaatttgatatttatttatttatttgagatttttctttactatcttaagtattattttcaattcaacttatttaataaataaataattttaattcaattaagtctatatcatactttttacttacaatttttttatatattttatttactataataattttaatttactaacaattatattttaataattatttttagatgaATATTCAATCAACTCAACTTCAAGTATAATGATCTTTATCAACCTAGACAATCTTGATTTTGTAAAGTTCAAGATAGGATAAAATGAacttccttcttttatttttttattatacacaTTTTGTAACATTTAACAAACAATAtcgttagtttattttaattctttgattggtgtagttaaaaaattataaattttattttaataactactttgcagaaaaaaaatagaacaaaatcaaataaaagaactatCTTCTTCAAGTTTTGCCAACATTGATCTTGACAATAGAATgtcaaaaaatagaagatatttGCAATATATAATGTCCATGAAATGGGCATCAAAATCACAGGTATGCTAACCTACCATGACCTTCGTATtcataatattcaataatacttaattttttcttagttttaacatatataaaataataggataatgtGTTCATAATTCATGCAACAATCAATTAGATTGATGATACTTTGGTTGAAATTATGGTGCATCTTCATCAtctaatgaagaagtttatcaaATCTCACAAAGTCCTTTACGAAAAAGGCCAATAAATAAATTGTCACAAGTCAAAATCGAAAGCTACAATTATCCAATAAGTCAAATgatgcatcttcatcatcaaaagGAGAAGCAAGTccattaaagaaaaatgtaaaaaaataatttgtcataAGTAAAAGCTCAAAGCTACAAACATCCAAGAAGTCAAAAgatgcatcttcatcatcaaatgaaGTTTATTCAATATCAGAAAGTCCATTAAGGAGAAAGGCGAATAAACAAATTGTTCTGAGTTCTGACATTACAGTTTAAAAACAAGCAcaccaaagaaaacaaaattcaacaacaGGTCACcaacaaaaggaaataaatacaaaagtctatttaaatgaataattttcgGTGTTATATTCAtatcatttttatgtgttttttttatcattatgattgactatttttctttcattaaatatattttttggttgttttattatgttaatttcactttattcaTATATTGgtcttataaaatttatacacaATGCTTACTTTTATCTTCACGTTAATCAAATTTACTTGAATGATCAGCctccaattttaaaatattcccttataaatatattgataaataaaaaatattttaatttatacgcaatttttttatctcttttaacaaaaaataatataaaatattattgataattatatttttaaatttgatttatcaaataaataatttatttaaatatttttttaattatttataaacccGCACAACACGTACCTATTTCTCTAGTTTATAATAGATACTGACTCTTTAATAAAATCGTACATTCATGTATAATTGTATATGTATAACagtaaacaatataaaaaaggaaaattttatataaaatctaTCTATTGATTATTAAAAGTATAACAAATTCCATGCTTTTTTCGACCTAAACCACACTATAAACAAATCATAGTcattaaatatatgatatgtaattgcataattataatataataatgattaGCAATTATTATAACTAGCCAGTAACTCGTGCGTACGCACGGGTTGTTGGCTTATTTATTTAGCAAGAATCCAATTTTTTTGTAAGATAGgaataaaaaatgcattttttattttattttttttcttctaatataaATAATGTAGTTCAAACATGTAGTCCTTCAGAACTTGCAGggtgagaaaagaaagaaatttcctaaaaaaatatgaaggaaagttaaaatgaaaaagaaaaaaaaatgaataagaaaCACCACATACCCACAGCTTCTAGTTGTTGAATGAAAGTCATTTGATTTCTCATATGAAAAATATCAAGAAATCcattaaagaaaattgaaggaaataaaaagcaaaaaaacaaaTTCTGATCTTAGACATAAAAAAACTGCCCATCATAAAGAAAATTGAGCTTACATTGGTTATTTTGAGAACAAAGCTTCTTATTCTACACTTAGTACAAAagttcaaaatttgattttttgtacCTGAAATTGAAATCACTTTGATTTTAgagtgagaaaagaaaaagtctcATACCAACTCCTAACTTTCTTAGTTAATTAGTTCCTGCATCTAAGTTAATGAATTTCTTTATAATTCCAACCATTTCTCCCCCAGGGATACACCCCAGACATCCCTTTGCAACTGCCGCTTCATTCATCTGATAAACTGAATCACCTCTATAAGCTTCACAACATttgtctcttctctcttttgtttccaaatcatcaagcAAATCTTCACCCGACTTAACACTTGGAATAGGAAATGGGTCAAGAGAAGATTTGGAAATAGTGGATTCCCCAATTGCACCAACAAAGTCTTTCAATCGGCAAATTGCGAACGGGACTGATTCAAAGCTATGATCTCCATATTCTACTGGAGTAGAGTGATCTCCTTTGGCACAAAGGAAAAACTGAAATTTTCCTGTTGATTCTGCTACCCATAGAAGCCCTGCCAGCTGTCCCAAGGCTTTATCTACCGCTTCTAATGCTTTGACTTTGAGGATGTTTCCTTTGTCATGAACATCATCGTCTATTGCATGTAATACCATATAAGGTCTCATGAGAATTAAGTAATCAAaagatttataaataaatataacctAGAAGGCTAGAACAGGgtaagaagaaggagaaatgaAGGAGCAACAttctaagaaaaaaagatgCAAGACTTAACTCTAATATTGTGTTGTGGTGTCATATTCTAAGAGTCTAGGAATGCTTAATTTTTGTATGTCCATTTTACTTTTCCTggattcaatataattttttgacaGTCTTATTCTTCAAGAGGagcatacaacaacaacattaaaCACGAGGCATTTGTTTGCAATAGGCATCATATCCTTTACATTAGGCCAGAGattcaattacaatttaacacttcTCAATTTTTGAATTGCAGAAAAAAGATGGTGGAAAATTGTCCATCTATAAAATGAGATTCTGAAAGAGCCAGGAGGCAAATAGTAAAAGCAGATAATGAAACCAAAAGTTGTAAAATTATGACCTTAATATGAAGAAATCCAAAGTCATAGCCATCTGGCCGGCCTGCTTTAAGCTCATCCTCTCCAGGTACAAAAACTCTGGGACAGGACTGTAAAGGAGCTGAGAGTGCTTTAGCTATTGTTGATGCTTTTGATGTTAGTAAAGTTCGATAGTCCCCAGTTTCTCCAGGAGCATCTAGAATATCAATACCAAGTGATAAGCCAAGACCAACAATTATTTTCATTGGAGCTACCATGCATGGCCACAAACCTTGTCTATTTAAAAATGGGGTAACCTGTAACATACAATTTAGCGATAGATGCATACAACAAATAAGTGGACATAAATTAGCTTATATAACCTGGACTGCAGTTCATCATATTATAGTTTATTCTTATTGGCTTAGATGGAGGATATAATTAACGGACCAACtaccatttaaatttttatccaaGTATTTATGGAGTATATAGAGAATGCTGAAGTTACAGAAAAAACCACTTTTGTGGCCAAACTCAAAATCTCAGTCACCTCCTTTTGAattaaagcaaaaaatcaaCATATCCCGTCTTAGCTAAGCCATCAATTAGAAATTTCCAAGCCACTTCATCATAATTATACCCGCATCGTAGTAAACTACAAAAAACTAATCATTATGATAAAACACGGGCATTATAATCTAGTAATCTAGAAAGTAACATTTATCTACATCAACCATACTCAAATGATGACTACCTAAGATCAcactgaaaacaaaacaaatttgtttttgaaaatctGGCATTCCAATATGAGTCATCATCACACTCATGCACATTCCATAGCATTAGATTCGATGCAAAAGACCACAAAAATAGTCATTGAAGAAAACGTGCAAGGATGCTCTGATAGTCAAATCAAATATGTTTATCAAATACTATGCAAGAATTTGATTTGAAGATCAGACTTAGATCAACATCTATTCATAGTTACCACACACCAAGATGTCTTTAATCAAATCCTGCTTCCCCTTTGAACCATTATAGTGACCCGTTTATCACTGCTACTTTGGCTTGTTCTTGTAGCAcatttttagtttcttctcCCTCCTCAAACACACTAAACATGTATCACTGACACTGGGGCCAATTACCACCACTACTCCTCCAATAATGCTGGTATAATACACACCATAACAATTCATCAGATGGGTGGAAAATAATTAAGGCCAGattgattaagaaaattaaattaattcagGAAAAGaactaagaaaagaaaaagtcaactgattttttgagtttaaaatctgttgaagatatacttttgtaactgcataatattttatttttcagtttttaagataggatttagtaaataagttggtttcttatattttaggagtaagtcagttttaatggattagcctagtcaataagtagttcctatctttaaggagcaagttagttttaatattccgTTTTactaatatcttgttatctaattagtttatcttttactatttattgtatcgctgctgagaacaatttgaattagaatagaataattctatttcctTTGCATACgcattgtctctcttctctcctctgttttttataatttcctcctcaaaaccaacaattggtatcagagccttatTCTTACGAGACCTCTACCATGGAAGGTGAAGCAAGTTTTTCCCACCTaactcttccaatctttgatggaGAGAATTATGATCTTTGGGAAGTGAAAATGCAATCCTACATGGAGTCTTTGGATTTGTGGGATGCTGTGGAAGaggattatgaaatatattcgctgcctgaaaatcccaccatggcccaaattaaaaatcacaaggaaagaaagatgaagaaggcaaaggcgAGATCATGTTTGTTCACTGGTGTTTCACAAATGATATTCATCAGAATCATGACTCTTAAATCACCCAAAGCAATTTGGGATTATCTGAAAGAAGAATACGCTGGAGATGATAGAATACGAAGCATGCAAGTGCTAAATTTAAGGAGGGAATTTAAGCTTCAAAGGATGAAAGAGTCGgagacaatcaaagaatactcaAACAAATTGTTGGGTATTGCCAACAAGATAAAGTTGTTGGGAAGTGATTTTGCTGATTCGAGAATTGTAGAGAAAATTTTGGTAACAGTGCCGGAGAGGTATAAAGCATCTATAGCTTCATTGGAGAACACAAAGGATCTGTCGAAAATCACATTGGCAGAAGTGCTACACGCCCTGCAAGCTCAAGAGCAGCGAAGGTTGATGAGGCAAGATCGTGTTGTCGAAGGTGCTTTGCCCGCCAAACATCATGAAGTTGATGaaagcaaaaaatattttttcaagaagaatcaaCCAGCAAGCAGCGAAAACAGTGCAAACAACCAAggtaaggataaaaagaaaaattatccaccTTGTCAGCATTGTGGCAAAAAAGGTCATGCACCTTTCAAATGTTGGAGGAGACCAGATGCAAAATGTAACAAGTGCAACCAGATAGGGCATGAAGCGGTGATCTGCGCCAACAAAAATCACCATGATGAGGGAGCTCAGATTGCTAATCAAGAAGAAGAGGACCAACTGTTTGTGGCCACATGCTTCTTGAGTAGTGAATCAAGTGAAAGTTGGTTGATTGATAGTGGTTGTACAAACCACATGACAAATGATAAGACTCTATTCAAGGATTTGAAGCCAACTAATGTCTCAAAGGTCAGAATTGGGAATGGTGGCTATATTCcagtaaaaggaaaaggaactgtTGCAATTTCAACGTGTTCAGGTACCAAATTAATATCAGATGTTCTTTATGTACCTAACATTGACCAAAACTTGCTAAGTGTAGGTCAGTTGATTAAAAAGGGATTTAAAGTGTCCTTTGAACATCAACATTGCTTTATCTATGACAATTTTGGCCGAGAAGTTCTAAGggttaaaatgaaaggtaaaagcTTTTCATTTGATCTAGCAGAGGAGGAGCATACAACCTATTTCACTCAAGTCACACCCACGGAACTCTGGCACAAGAGACTTGATCATTGCCATCTTGAAAGAatgctaaacatgaaaaaaaggaaatatgcaaaagaaaatttgaaaaagtttcaaATGGAAGAATGCAAGTCTGTTAGCACaccaatgaatcaaaaggagaagttTAGCAAGGAAGAAGGTGttgataacattgatgaagGATATTGTGGGAGCTTGATTGGATGTCTAATGTATCTCACTTCAACAAGGTCAAACATTCTATTTTCTAAAGAGAACAAAACTGgaatttttgttgacaatcaagtagccattgctattgcaaacaatcccgtgtgtcatgggaagattaaacatttcaacatccaggtttattatttgataaagatgCAACAAAGTGGAGAAGTGAACTTAAGTTACTGCAAGTCTAAAGATCAATTGGCTGACATGTTTACAAAGTCACTACCTATCAACAAACTTGAACTCAAAGAATTGGAGTTTGCAGTTTCAAaagcaaggaggagtgttgaagatatacttttgtaactgcataatattttatttttcagtttttaagataggatttagtaaataagttggtttcttatattttaggagtaagtcagttttaatggattagcctagtcaataagtggttcctatctttaaggagcaaattagttttaatattccgttttgctaatatcttgttatctaattagtttatcttttgctatttattgtatcgctgctgagaacaatttgaattaaaatagaataattctatttcctcCGCATACgcattgtctctcttctctcctctgtttttttataatttcctcctcAAAACCAACAAAATCTCTGCACTGAAGAATTATGGAATTTTACATGGTATACCAAtcaaaaatcatgttaagaaggatttttatattagatattctaaaagaaaaaaaaattatcatgtatgaaaatttgttattgttgacaatatatcttttttagactcaattcatatattattgaaattaacGACTATACATTTgaaaaatttacattgatgagAAGCCATGTCAATTGAAATGTTGCTTCAGTTGGTAGTACCTTCCAAGATGGAGTTTCTTTGAGAGAAGAATGCAGGCCAAGGCCGTGACTATGATCATACGCAGGGGATTAAATGCAGTCACAAACATTGGCCCCGTGGTTTTAATAACCatgtcttgcacgtaaaattgGATTGCTGATGTTACTATTCCCTGCATCATCACAATCATATCACAAATTATCaaagagtgttgctaggtgcaccagcatttttgttggtgcacccagcacttgTAGTGAAAAGGTCGTAATACCcttgacttattttttaaaaaaaataacgtgagactctctctctcccaCCCTGCCTGCGTTTCCGCTTCTTCTTCCTacgttttcttctcttcttcctcaCCTGTCATTTTCGTATTGTTGTTGCTCACGTCACCGGCGTTTCCATTTGTTGTTGCCGTTAAGAGGAGGTTGCGGGAAGaggttcttctttttcttcaatgagGAGCTTGCCTCCATTGTTGCCGTGAATAGGAGGTTGCCATGAAGAGGAGGTTGCCATGAAGAGGAGGTTGCCATGAAGAGGTTGCGAGGTGCATTGAGGAGGCTTCCGTGAAGAGCAACGCCATCATCCACCGTTGAGGGAGCTTCGTCACCGTCCACCGTCGAGGTAAGCGTCGTAACCATGTCGTTTCCGCCATTGTTGCCGGAGTTAGGATGATCCGATAGGGTAGATTGTTGATTTGTAAGTGGAGAGGTGTgtgttacggatcaagttgatccgtaagcatattctggatcaacttgatccggaagatgcttatggatcaacttgatccgtaagttgtTGAATATGCTtctggatcaagttgattcgtaagcATCttttggatcaacttgatccggaagcATGTTAAAcaccttacggatcaagttgattcgtaagcATCTTTTGGATCACCTTGATCCGCATGatgcttacggatcaacttgatcagtAAACTTTCCTCGAGCAGTTTACGGATCAAGGTGATCCGTAAGCTTCTTCCGGATCAAGTTTATCTGGAAAAAGCTTACGGATCACCTTGATTCGTAATCttcaatcttaattttaaaaattgctaaatatttgataaatagtgagttttttttttaaattaggaaTTTTGGTTATTAGGGTCATCTTTGAATCTAtgctaaatatttgataaatagtgTCATTTTGGAGAATATCAATtgtttcaatttgatttaatgCAAATATGTAATTTCCTTTTATGTAATTGCCACTTAGCATCATAAGTAGGAGACTACCTAATGCACTTGCTGCCAAAATGACATCACCCCTTGAACTTGAATTCTTGGCTATGTTTATGTATGCTTCATAGGTTTCATCCAAGGTGCCATTACTCTGGATGAACCTTATACCCTTAGCTCTAGTTTCATTCCTGTAACCTACAACAGTTGAGTGGTCAAAATTCAGGATTGAATATACTGAATTGGtgactaaaaaaaaactagttaagcactattcaaataattttttttataaatattcataGAAGAAAATAGGAatgtaaaatgaaatgaatttttttctttaatccatAATGGATTTATGGATTTATGTATCAGCTATTGGAAAAGCTACGAGTGTCTATGGAAGTTAAAGTACATACTGATAGAAGAAATTTAatgtgttctattttttttcctataagcACTCATGAAAAAAGTGaatccaattaattttttaaccacaTATTGTAGGTAGTTATTAAAAagctttattgttttttttttctttcacttacTACTGTGATGAAAGATGATACTCTTGGCTGTGGCATTTAGAAGGACTGTGAGGTTCTTTGGGTTCCTTGCATTTAGAAGGTCAGCTGAGGTATGCCTCTTTGGTAATAGGTTAGTAATTGGTCTTCTTGTGCTAGTGCATTGTCTTGATGAATGGAATTGAAGTGAGTATTTACAAGACACTCCAACAAGAAGAAATGTAGGTGACGATAGTTGGATTGTGTGTAATTGGTTTGAAAGTGgatttttgttatataaatatttttcgtCTTACACATAGTTGAGTGAAGTGAAGAGTGGTCTCTTTTAAGGAATATGATGGGAAAATAGTCGTGCACATAACAA
This region includes:
- the LOC114375429 gene encoding uncharacterized protein LOC114375429, which produces MVAPMKIIVGLGLSLGIDILDAPGETGDYRTLLTSKASTIAKALSAPLQSCPRVFVPGEDELKAGRPDGYDFGFLHIKAIDDDVHDKGNILKVKALEAVDKALGQLAGLLWVAESTGKFQFFLCAKGDHSTPVEYGDHSFESVPFAICRLKDFVGAIGESTISKSSLDPFPIPSVKSGEDLLDDLETKERRDKCCEAYRGDSVYQMNEAAVAKGCLGCIPGGEMVGIIKKFINLDAGTN